The Pseudonocardia sp. HH130630-07 DNA window CGTCGGGCAGGCCGAGGACGTGATCTGGGAGGCGCGCGGTGACGACGCGTTCCTCAGCTCGCACCTGGTCTTCTCCGCCGACGAGATCCTGGTCGACGGCGTGGTGAAGCGGATCCGCAAGCGCACCATCGCGAACTGCCTGTACCGCCGCGGCCGGATGGTCGAGGAGTGGGTGGTGCGCGACGAGCTCGCCGCCTGCCTGCAGCAGGGCATCGACCCGGCCGAGGCGGCCCGCGCGCAGCGGTTCCGCGGGTACCAGGGCTCGATGCTCGAGCAGGCCCCGAAGGACGTGCTCGCCGTCGGCGACAGCGGCCCGCGGCCCGACGACTTCCGGCCCGAGTGCGAGATGGTGCTCGAGTTCATCGACGAGGTGTGGAACTCCCGTCGGTACCAGAAGGTCACCGACTACATGCACCGTGACCTCTTCCTGCACACGGTGGGCGACCAGACCGTGGTCCGCCCGGACGGTTACCAGCGTGACCTGCTCACGCTCGTCGCGCCGTTCCCGGACGCGACGTTCGAGATCCGCGACGTCCAGACCAACCACGCGGAGCGCTACGCCGGCCTGCGGGTCGCGGTGACCTGGGTGATGCGCGGGACCTACCGCGGCGCGCCCGCCTACGGGTCGCTGACCGGCGGCACCGTCGAACTGCTCGGCGTCTCCCAGTTCCTGGTGCAGGACGGCCGGATCGTGAAGGAGGTCCGGGTGTACGACGAGATCGCGCTGCGCGCCCAGATCGACGCCGGCCGGACCGACGAGTTCACCGACACGAACATCTACTGACGCCACCTCCCGGATCTGGAGCACTCACATGCACGACACGGTGGTCACTCCGGACGAGATCGTCCGGCGCACCGTCAAGCACGCGGACTGGGTCCCGTGCAAGGCCGCCTTCATCGACTGCCGCACGCCCGGCTCGGACCGCAAGGACAACTACTCCTTCATCGGGCCCGGCGTCACCCAGAACGCCTCCCAGCACGTCAACCTGCGTGAGCCGCACGGGTTCAACCTCGGTGCGGCGGGCATGCCGCACGGCACGACCAACAGCCTGCACCTGCACTTCACCGCCGAGGTGTTCATCAACTTCGACGGTGACTACCAGCTGCGCTGGGGACCCGACGGGACCCAGGGCGAGTACCGCAGCGTCGACGGGGACATCGTCTCGGTCCCGCCGTGGATCTTCCGCGGGTTCACCAACGTGGGCGGGGACGAGGGCATCCTGCTCACCGTGCTCGGCCACGACGACACCGGCGGGATCATCTGGGGCCCGACCGTCCTGCAGGACGCGGCCGGCCACGGCCTCTACCTGACCGCGGACAACCGGCTGAT harbors:
- a CDS encoding nuclear transport factor 2 family protein, which produces MALDPVAYLPYNDPDDFIREVTDRIWVQRDVSYIVDNYEPDSIVHGGLGTVIGRDGVIEGSLMRIADTPQHVGQAEDVIWEARGDDAFLSSHLVFSADEILVDGVVKRIRKRTIANCLYRRGRMVEEWVVRDELAACLQQGIDPAEAARAQRFRGYQGSMLEQAPKDVLAVGDSGPRPDDFRPECEMVLEFIDEVWNSRRYQKVTDYMHRDLFLHTVGDQTVVRPDGYQRDLLTLVAPFPDATFEIRDVQTNHAERYAGLRVAVTWVMRGTYRGAPAYGSLTGGTVELLGVSQFLVQDGRIVKEVRVYDEIALRAQIDAGRTDEFTDTNIY